The Nicotiana tabacum cultivar K326 chromosome 1, ASM71507v2, whole genome shotgun sequence genome segment TgtcaatatcaatatcaatatcatcAATTTCCTCCTTAACCCTTTATTCATTTCAATCTCCAAATTCACTACGCAAACTAATCATGGATTCATCATCTTCAAAAAACCACAGCTTTAATAATACTTCTCAAAAAAGACTATTAGCCTTAGCTCAACAATTGCGTCTTTACAAACCCCCACCACCTCAATTTGACTCTGATTTTGAGGAGCAAAAATTGGAAGAGAGTGCAGGGAAAGTTGTTTCTCAATTGGGTTTTCAAGAATCAGTGACACCAATTTCTGCTGTGCAAACTGAAAGATTTAAACCTAAAAGAGCTGCTGTTTTGATCTGTCTTTTTGAAGGGGATGATGATGGGGAATTAAGAGTTATTCTTACTAAGAGATCTTCTAAGCTCTCTACTCACTCTGGTCAGTGAATTTTAGatcctattttttattttatatcgcGCATTTTTGCTTTTCGGTTAATGATACATTTTTagatttggaaataatttaattttaaacttcaTGATGATTTGTTTGGCATATCTTCCTTTTTAATTTGTCCAAAAGAATGACCATTTATGTAttaagaaataatttaatttaaacttcttattttacCGTTAATAGTtattaacttcttattttacctttaatgagaTAGATTTATATCCATGCAATTATTTGTGCCTTATTTTAGATCACAAGTctcaaaagtctttctttcttttttaaattccGTACCTAGTCAAACGATGGaacataaattgggacagagggTGTATCTATTTATTGTTCCGGAATTTATATTGTTTGGAGCTTAGAAGTAGTAGTTATGGTGGTTGATTGATCATCATAGTGTAGTGGGGTTTTGGAAGATTGCATGCAGAACCTGTAATTTATGTTAAAGGACATATCTTTCagtattggaatgaaatgagTCCGAATAGAACGGTTTGGATATAGAGGTCAAGGATTCATATGGCCGACAGACTCAAAATAGTTTTTGGGATTGAGACGTAGTTGATTGGTTGTTTTGATATATGGCTGTGATTTGATGCATGCAAGACAGCaagaggtatgcagtttacatgtCGATGATGATAGTGTGGCTTGATGTATGTTTGGTATTTATCCAGCACAGTTAATTTGTTCAGCTATAATGTAAGATTGCCTAGCTTATGAAAAATTATTGTGCTGGTTTTGCATGATAAAATAGGAAGTCTTGAAATATAACCAGTTTTCTTTTAGATTTATAAGAGGATTGTAGTCCACCATTGATAATCAAGATTGTTACGTTTCCCACATCGGTTGAGGAAATGAGATGTTGTCTGCTTGTATAGTCTTGGGGCAACCCTCGcctcatgagctagcttttgaggttgagttaggcccaagatCTATTTTCTTAACATGTAGTAGAGCCAGATCCATTCATATTCTTGGTTTCCTAGTATTGGTCCCCCATGTTATGTTATCCACGTTCCATATATCTTGACTTGGTTGTGTGAGAGGTGTTTAAGTGTACTAAATTAGTCGACGAGATGGGTTGttgtctccttatatggtcttgggtACACCTCAACTCCTAAGCTAGCTTTTTGAGTTGAGTTCGGCACATAGACATTTTGTCTATACAATGTCCTTGTTTCGACTTTTCGTCCAGTTGATTCCATGTGTTAAATTGATAGCTAAAACTAAGTTGACATAATTGTGTTATAGTTTTCTTGTTTTCTCTAGAGATTATGGTTGGATGCTTCTGATAACCAGTTTGATACagacagaggcggatccaggatttgaacCTTACGGGTTCCCATTCCCAGCGATCTcaaataatatataataataactgATCGGGACAAAAAATTTCAGCAAGTTCTTTTATTTGGCTGGCCTCTTTTAATTTAACTTCATTTGTAGTGTTTtttaataagaaaatagaaacaACACAAGTGCCTGCGGATGTCGTTTTGTGAAAAAACCAAAGGTGAAGTTaaaaaactgtcaaatataggaTTCGAACCCTCGTCAACCAACTTACAAAAACATAGTCTAAGCAGGGTCCTCATTTGCCGCTGAACAAACAGCCGTTTCTAGTACTGGGTTCCCAGCGACAATTATTTATACATTTAGTGTATTTCTCGATACAAATACAAGACCCGACAAAAGTTACTGGTTCCCAGGAACCCGTACCCGATACTGTAGATCCGCCCCTGGATACAGATGTGTTGCTGCTGAAATGATGTTATTTAAATGTTTAGGCAATTTACTATCTTTCTTGTGATTGATAGTTTGCGGCTTGCAAATTTTGTCTAATTGATCCATACTTTTGTTTATTCAAGATATTAATTTTCTATAATCTTGTTACCAAATTGCTTGAAGTATTTTAAAATATAACGTTTGCTGTTATTTATACTATCCTCTCCTACGTAGTGTTGTGCTAGTTTAGCTGATTTGAACTAAAATGTCACTGATGTAGGTGAAATTGCATTACCTGGAGGAAAAGCAGAAGAGGGAGATGCAAGTGATGCTGACACTGCAACCAGAGAAGCAAAGGAGGAGATAGGATTAGATCCTTCATTGGTTAATATCGTGACTTGCCTCGAGCCATTCTTGTCTAAGGTATGTGGTTATCATCTAGCCTATAAAGAAACTTCGGGTGGATGTCATCATAGTATTGGTTGAAACAAAACTTGTTTCCTAATAAACTTGCTGAATTATTAGCTGAGCTTTCTAGTAGAGCGCacaaatgcagggtaaggctgcgtacagtagcttagtgcaccgggctgcccttacTAGTAGAGTGAAAATTTTCTTGTCTGCGTAAATGATCAGAGAAATGTATCTGGAATGTAATGGTGAATCTGCTGAGAAAAACTTCTCTGTTTCTGTGCCAGTTTAGTATGGAGAACACACTTTCATAAGGCTCAACTTGATgttttagtttttctttaattatttcttcaagaACAACTAGGCCTCAGTCCGAAACAAGTTGGGATAGGCAATATGAATTCTCAATGACTATTTTCCCCATTTAAATTCATGTCAGACCAACACCATACAAAACAAAAATGGGAAGTACTGGAGGCTCTTTATATTTCCTACTGGCATAATTTATTCAACAAGATTAAAATTCATTTAGGGTTTCTTCCAAGCAGTAGTTGTGCTCTGCTGACACTGTACGATTCATTTAGCCTTAGGCCCAAAGATTGTGTACTGTTTAAATTCTTGTTCTTTCCTTCTCCATCGTAGTGTATGATCTCCTGCAAATCTTCTATAGTGCTGGTTATCTCAGAAGTGCACTTTATATTTAATACATCAATGTAAGAATGATATACTCTCCTTGTTCCATGTCTCTTATCCCTATCTAGGACGGGGGTCCTCGTTTGGTTGGGGGAGGGAGGCAAAGAAAGACGAATAAGAGAAAATGGTCGATGGAAAATATGATACACTAGAAATGCAAAGAAACATGAAGA includes the following:
- the LOC107780344 gene encoding nudix hydrolase 15, mitochondrial-like, translated to MLSSIRRLSMSISISISSISSLTLYSFQSPNSLRKLIMDSSSSKNHSFNNTSQKRLLALAQQLRLYKPPPPQFDSDFEEQKLEESAGKVVSQLGFQESVTPISAVQTERFKPKRAAVLICLFEGDDDGELRVILTKRSSKLSTHSGEIALPGGKAEEGDASDADTATREAKEEIGLDPSLVNIVTCLEPFLSKHLLRVIPVIGILSNKKEFNPTPNIAEVEAVFDVPLEMFLKDENRRSEEREWMGEKYLIHLFDYELDNKKYLIWGLTAGILIRAASVVYQRPPAFLEQNPKFKLPKVVDKDTTMS